The Cryptosporangium aurantiacum genome has a window encoding:
- a CDS encoding acetyl-CoA C-acetyltransferase — protein MSEAYIVGAVRTPVGKRGGSLAGVHSADLGGHALTALMQRTGVDPGAVDDVILGCCDTIGSQAGDVARTAWLVAGLPEHVPGVTIDRQCGSSQQAVHFAAQAVLSGTADLVVAGGVQNMSAIPISAAMAVGTQFGFTTPFAESPGWQARYGDQEVSQFRAAEMIAEKWGLSRERMEEFAYASHQRALAAIDAGYFEREIAPVGQFTTDEGPRRGTTLEKMAGLAPLREGGRLTAALASQISDAASAMLLASPRAVEEHGLTPRARVHHLSVLADDPIWMLTGPIPATRRALARAGLSVDDIDLFEVNEAFASVVLAWAAEVGADLSRVNVNGGAIALGHPIGATGTRLMTSLLHELERRGGRYGLQVMCEGGGQANVTILERL, from the coding sequence GTGTCAGAGGCTTACATCGTCGGGGCGGTCCGGACGCCGGTCGGGAAGCGCGGCGGCTCGCTCGCCGGTGTGCACTCCGCGGATCTCGGTGGGCACGCCCTCACCGCGCTGATGCAGCGCACCGGCGTCGACCCCGGCGCGGTCGACGACGTCATCCTGGGCTGCTGCGACACGATCGGGTCGCAGGCCGGGGACGTCGCCCGCACCGCGTGGCTGGTCGCCGGGCTGCCCGAGCACGTGCCGGGCGTCACGATCGACCGGCAGTGCGGGTCGTCGCAGCAGGCCGTGCACTTCGCCGCGCAGGCCGTGCTGTCCGGCACCGCGGACCTGGTCGTCGCCGGCGGGGTGCAGAACATGTCGGCGATCCCGATCTCGGCGGCGATGGCCGTCGGGACGCAGTTCGGCTTCACGACGCCGTTCGCCGAGTCACCGGGCTGGCAGGCCCGCTACGGCGACCAGGAGGTGTCGCAGTTCCGGGCCGCGGAGATGATCGCCGAGAAGTGGGGTTTGTCGCGGGAGCGGATGGAGGAGTTCGCCTACGCGAGCCATCAGCGGGCGCTGGCGGCGATCGACGCGGGGTACTTCGAGCGCGAGATCGCGCCGGTGGGGCAGTTCACGACCGACGAGGGGCCGCGGCGGGGCACCACGCTGGAGAAGATGGCCGGGCTGGCGCCGTTGCGTGAGGGCGGGCGCCTCACCGCGGCGCTCGCGTCCCAGATCAGCGACGCGGCGAGCGCGATGCTGCTCGCGTCGCCGCGGGCGGTGGAGGAGCACGGGCTGACGCCGCGGGCCCGGGTGCACCACCTGAGCGTGCTCGCGGACGATCCGATCTGGATGCTCACCGGGCCGATCCCGGCGACGCGCCGGGCGCTGGCTCGCGCGGGCCTGTCGGTCGACGACATCGACCTGTTCGAGGTCAACGAGGCGTTCGCGTCGGTGGTGCTGGCGTGGGCCGCCGAGGTCGGCGCGGACCTTTCGCGGGTGAACGTCAACGGCGGTGCGATCGCGCTCGGCCACCCGATCGGCGCGACCGGGACCCGGCTGATGACGAGCCTGCTGCACGAACTCGAACGACGCGGCGGACGCTACGGCCTGCAGGTGATGTGCGAGGGCGGCGGCCAGGCCAACGTGACGATCCTCGAGCGGTTGTAG